One stretch of Pedobacter riviphilus DNA includes these proteins:
- a CDS encoding DUF4271 domain-containing protein: protein MPKFIFFLFAFVWSAHFVAAQEIPVQADSVAVNQYQYRRSRPDSATLARQKFSTDSLVHHTWVLPDSLINKGALLDTIEKEYLFPKLDLLAWQKKYQHLKKKANPYQLGIKIPKGNVGLLGFIFGMLIIFAILKNAFFKQLSAIVQSFFSNRILNNINKEDNLFSSWPFLLLFVQFGFVFGMFFFLVAQWNDMYQAKDGFKFFFSISITIIVFYALKLVLLRFLGYLFNVQKPVGEYISILYLSYFNASLLFIPLVVAFALSPLKYGAIYIVLAFLLLGIIFAFQLLRAGITILSNNKFSRMHLILYFCALEICPILILIKTIGL from the coding sequence ATGCCGAAATTTATTTTCTTCTTGTTCGCGTTTGTATGGTCTGCTCATTTTGTAGCGGCACAAGAAATTCCTGTTCAAGCAGATAGCGTAGCTGTAAATCAATATCAGTATCGAAGGTCCCGGCCCGATTCGGCAACACTTGCCAGACAGAAATTTTCGACCGATTCGCTTGTTCATCACACCTGGGTGCTTCCTGATAGCTTAATTAATAAGGGGGCTTTGCTCGATACCATTGAAAAGGAATATCTTTTTCCTAAACTCGATTTACTGGCTTGGCAAAAGAAATACCAGCACCTAAAGAAAAAGGCGAATCCGTATCAGCTTGGCATAAAAATCCCAAAAGGCAATGTTGGTTTGCTGGGATTTATTTTTGGTATGCTCATCATCTTTGCGATTCTAAAAAATGCTTTTTTTAAGCAATTATCGGCAATCGTTCAATCGTTTTTTAGCAACAGGATTTTGAATAATATTAACAAAGAAGATAACCTGTTTAGTTCGTGGCCATTTTTATTGCTTTTTGTGCAGTTTGGTTTCGTTTTTGGAATGTTCTTTTTTCTGGTTGCGCAGTGGAATGATATGTATCAGGCTAAAGATGGGTTTAAGTTTTTTTTCAGTATATCCATTACTATAATTGTTTTTTATGCTCTAAAACTGGTTCTTTTGCGCTTTTTGGGATACTTGTTTAATGTACAGAAACCAGTGGGCGAATACATCTCTATATTGTACCTCAGTTACTTCAATGCTTCACTGCTATTTATCCCCCTGGTTGTTGCTTTTGCGCTATCGCCACTTAAATATGGTGCAATATATATCGTGTTGGCATTCTTACTGTTAGGCATAATTTTTGCATTTCAATTATTAAGGGCAGGAATTACAATACTTTCTAATAATAAGTTTTCTAGAATGCATTTAATTTTGTACTTTTGCGCCCTCGAAATATGCCCTATTCTAATACTAATTAAAACGATAGGGCTGTAG